The proteins below come from a single Leptidea sinapis chromosome 20, ilLepSina1.1, whole genome shotgun sequence genomic window:
- the LOC126970283 gene encoding zinc finger homeobox protein 3 isoform X2 translates to MPTPLQPGGPASGPSPERKRRRKRDDPQSSAALEPDDDGDMSPEEEPRNTPAAPAAPTPAPSSAPAPTSPPAAPDAVDLTSRRDSPPLSSDVEHFDGKIVYNPDGSAYIIEDPELSEGETSLSDLPKIEPGCIVDSRDSNVVERQLDFPQIASAFYVSRNPSLYGALYGRLAAERARARPDAPVMHSYRVFSFRGSKETPRPPSPVPECPVSVPVKPILMCFICKLSFGYAKSFVAHAQSDHSLSLLDSERDALSRENSSAIIQCVGKDKEPLVSFLEPVGSAAPQRASASGSPANISELSSPSIDKRPDLMTPNRQSDDLLPNGSCDDRRLSPPGWRPPRSIAESLLPQHSLISVAHPHTINASVQHRVSPNSSPPFQAAPPAFLSGTTIGVCPDHLGGRPSGADCPKCELILNSGRLGGPLAGMHSRNSCKTLKCPKCNWHYKYQETLEIHMKEKHPEAETSCIYCIAGQPHPRLARGETYTCGYKPYRCEVCNYSTTTKGNLSIHMQSDKHLNNMQELQNGGNPVDGNLPPSQHTPPGAHKPPLPHHSPLGQKPKPTFRCDVCNYETNVARNLRIHMTSEKHTHNMLVLQQNVKHMQTLSALHHRQQSQQQLESLLHFHGGDAPPPNPEAALADMAYNQALMIQLMTGGPGPSPPELGAHLDVGLNPDAMEPPPEPADPEPERTYHCCICNCFSTDSLEALGHHLAQDRTKIREQEILALVAGHYVCKLCTYKTNLKANFQLHCKTDKHLQRLQHVNHVKEGGPRNEWKLKFCGGVGTGAAGVGGVQVRCCACDYYTNSAHKLQLHAAGARHEAAALLLRHLRDCASGIPRDRPRVYRCALCGFGAPHRLPLLQHVRSVKHLQMEQIHQLQRRSEGKDPTPDVAELFQVIPQPPELPSPYDQQDVDTKEPIDQKPELTQEQKMMRFLEQHQQLQQQQQQAQQLAQQHPQQSLHQLNEKEEDESSGSHSCPYCNFICDSESKLHAHVASLHSDTTRHFMCPLCQDAFKDRPALERHVMQIHSVNSEGLQRLLLLVDQSHWLNGNSQNQQDSRQGDEEREISSPRSEGSVDGEMERCSTCNKTFRNVDELCHHQNELGHLELKQTPQGPGYVCWKKGCNRYFDAAHALQNHFKETHARNSIANMSVSEKHVYKYRCNQCSLAFKTVEKLQLHSQYHVIRDATKCILCGRSFRSILALQKHVETSHQELSEDELAAFKRNLASNPLLQTTQGAALDSTAAELLRKEALRTPDEEMGDLEDRDHSATAADESGHNDAENSDDSIVYKDQQFLEDYLNSQAMAEDSYNDPNRKYKCHRCKVAFTRQTYLTAHNKTLLHRKGEKLTYPMEKYLDPNRPFKCDVCKESFTQKNILLVHYNSVSHLHKLKRAMQEQQNNNNPPVSPGAGTAPSNLTLTPKSTSSEEEDRKRYKCNICKVAYTQGSTLDIHMRSVLHQTRAGKLQELAAAGHVDLSRPLVEQPDRNDPAKILQDVLSPKNTSPSSTSSGGPRSSPPARPGSPRSPRAGSAACERCHASFPTRELLDAHRTTSCPFGDARTHSPLGEAEAAALDEMVAKGNPPKRNSQMYKQLLETFGFDLVMQYNENQRRKMQEEREMARVPSPPPPPPEEKPPDSETKSTCQHCNKEFSSVFVLKTHCEEVHKDKVPLEFLEQFAEQFKSEYERKSGAPNSPRAASPAPQSDRSPSPRGDNNDSFSENNNGSGEAQAGALLAAQVQEMQAALNMLQLQQQLGQLHPMVAQMLTLGLPLGLNVGALAAMNLQPPLVPLMLPPPPFDSMPFAHDAQMKQQQLIQQQQQANAAGQKRARTRITDDQLKILRSHFDINNSPSDEAIAKMAKQSGLATKVIKHWFRNTLFKERQRNKDSPYNFNNPPSTTLNLEEYEKTGEAKVTTLDSSASSDEGKPPPEKKAKTEEPLTLHQQEVKCEPHEEPTMEEKYNSYDDRHQEDKSFIFQAPSQSPALSTPDIQHNSLSRPQTPTHLSLNSLIQSQLDSIPATSIPQPPHPSMLPPKINPNFTSPNSAPPNVLSMTPNRSLSPGRGPADFGLSGGNSNGSNSSGSSGKRANRTRFTDYQIKVLQEFFENNAYPKDDDLEYLSKLLGLSPRVIVVWFQNARQKARKVYENQPAADPPAGSMDDANRFQRTPGLNYQCKKCQLVFQRYYELIRHQKTHCFKEEDAKRSAQAQAAAAQVAATLSSEDSNSSTVEHHVPHVPVSPAPPRTPTPAAPNYPVSPAPSTPHTPHTPVTPLSHTPREEKEENFQCDKCNLVFPRFDLWREHQLVHIMNPNLFPSYPPDSPFGILQQHAQLQQLNASLSNEENRHPLVVALNQQVAKRKFDEYEEIDTGEQPKDKRLRTTILPEQLDYLYQKYQIESNPSRKMLENIAREVGLKKRVVQVWFQNTRARERKGQFRAHAQVINKRCPFCPALFKVKSALESHLSTKHADQCARGEINVDALPDEELSTESTPSFGSQQSDRQQNFSQAGAPMLPPIFPPFHSDMEKFIKQYSEESMKRYVNEMQAQVVQQNGNTNELPTERRSDHVKPEIPLDLSKPVDLSRPGSDADERSDTASETMEFYEEDDPTSPLTGLPHGQRQLGKRYRTQMSSIQVKIMKSLFNDYKTPTMAECEALGREIGLPKRVVQVWFQNARAKEKKARLAAGLPEVSDALPPDECRVCDFKYSHKYSVQDHVFTRGHIATVRARLENSAGAGDDGTLALMQMAARLESSLGSELHNAFLRPQLAGNGECAT, encoded by the exons ATGCCCACGCCGCTGCAGCCCGGCGGCCCCGCTAGCGGCCCGTCCCCGGAGCGCAAGCGGCGCCGCAAGCGCGACGACCCGCAGAGCTCGGCAGCACTTGAGCCCGACGACGACGGCGACATGAGCCCCGAAGAGGAACCGAGGAACACGCCAGCGGCCCCCGCCGCACCTACCCCCGCGCCCTCTTCAGCACCCGCGCCTACTTCACCTCCCGCCGCCCCGGACGCAGTTGATCTCACCTCAAGACGAGACTCTCCACCTCTATCCTCCGATGTAGAACATTTTGATGGCAAGATTGTCTACAACCCAGATGGCTCGGCTTATATCATAGAGGATCCTGAACTATCGGAGGGTGAAACGAGTTTATCAGATTTGCCAAAAATAGAGCCGGGATGTATCGTCGATAGCAGAGATAGCAACGTCGTTGAGCGGCAACTGGATTTCCCGCAGATTGCCAGTGCATTTTACGTATCAAGAAATCCATCTTTGTATGGGGCTTTGTATGGAAGACTGGCGGCTGAGAGAGCAAGGGCGAGACCCGATGCGCCAGTGATGCATAGTTATCGCGTGTTTAGTTTTCGGGGTAGCAAAGAAACTCCAAGACCACCATCACCAGTGCCAGAGTGTCCCGTAAGCGTTCCAGTGAAACCAATtcttatgtgttttatttgtaaactGAGCTTTGGCTACGCCAAGTCTTTTGTAGCACATGCCCAATCAGATCATAGCTTATCACTACTTGACTCAGAAAGAGATGCTTTATCAAGAGAAAACTCGTCAGCCATCATACAATGTGTTGGAAAGGATAAAGAACCTCTAGTCTCATTTTTAGAACCTGTAGGTTCTGCTGCACCCCAACGAGCTTCTGCTTCTGGAAGTCCTGCGAATATTTCAGAATTGTCAAGCCCGTCAATAGACAAAAGGCCAGACCTAATGACGCCTAACAGACAAAGTGATGATTTGTTACCCAACGGATCATGTGATGATAGAAGGCTGAGCCCACCAGGTTGGCGGCCGCCAAGATCGATAGCAGAATCATTGCTTCCACAACATTCACTCATATCTGTAGCACATCCTCATACAATTAATGCTTCAGTACAACACAGAGTAAGTCCGAATTCTTCTCCACCCTTTCAAGCAGCACCACCTGCATTCTTGTCTGGAACTACGATAGGTGTCTGTCCAGATCATTTAGGCGGAAGACCATCGGGTGCTGATTGTCCTAAATGTGAGCTTATTTTAAATTCTGGTAGACTAGGTGGACCGTTAGCTGGCATGCACAGTAGAAATTCGTGTAAAACTCTGAAATGTCCAAAGTGTAACTGGCATTATAAATATCAAGAAACCTTAGAAATACATATGAAAGAAAAACATCCAGAAGCTGAAACGAGTTGCATTTATTGTATCGCTGGTCAACCCCATCCACGATTAGCACGTGGTGAGACCTATACGTGTGGATATAAGCCCTATCGATGTGAAGTGTGCAATTATTCTACTACCACAAAAGGTAACCTTAGTATACATATGCAATCAGACAAACATCTTAACAATATGCAAGAATTGCAGAACGGTGGAAATCCAGTAGATGGCAATCTTCCACCTTCACAACATACTCCACCTGGAGCACACAAACCACCCCTTCCACACCATTCTCCATTGGGGCAGAAACCTAAACCCACATTCAGATGTGACGTGTGTAACTATGAAACCAATGTTGCGAGAAATCTGAGGATTCACATGACGTCTGAGAAACATACTCACAACATGCTTGTTCTGCAACAGAACGTCAAACATATGCAGACCTTATCGGCTTTACATCATAGACAGCAAAGTCAACAACAACTAGAAAGCCTGCTACATTTCCATGGAGGAGATGCTCCACCTCCAAATCCTGAAGCCGCTTTAGCTGACATGGCGTATAACCAAGCCCTGATGATTCAACTGATGACTGGTGGGCCTGGACCATCACCGCCAGAATTAGGAGCACATTTAGATGTCGGGTTGAACCCAGATGCTATGGAACCACCCCCAGAGCCTGCAGACCCAGAACCCGAGAGAACCTATCACTGCTGTATATGCAACTGCTTTTCCACTGATTCTCTTGAAGCATTGGGTCACCACTTAGCTCAAGATAGAACAAAGATAAGAGAGCAGGAAATTTTGGCCCTTGTTGCTGGTCATTACGTTTGCAAGTTGTGTACATACAAAACGAATCTAAAAGCAAATTTCCAACTGCACTGTAAAACAGACAAACATCTTCAAAGATTGCAGCATGTGAATCATGTTAAAGAAGGAGGACCGAGAAACGAATGGAAGCTTAAGTTTTGTGGTGGTGTTGGAACTGGAGCAGCTGGTGTAGGTGGTGTGCAAGTTAGATGTTGTGCTTGTGATTACTATACGAATTCGGCGCATAAGTTGCAACTTCATGCCGCTGGAGCGAGGCACGAGGCTGCTGCTCTATTGTTGAGACATCTGAGAGACTGCGCGTCTGGAATACCACGCGATCGTCCCCGAGTGTACCGTTGTGCTCTCTGTGGATTTGGAGCTCCTCATCGCCTGCCGCTGCTACAACACGTGCGATCTGTTAAACATCTACAAATGGAGCAAATTCATCAGCTACAGCGCCGCTCGGAAGGCAAGGACCCAACTCCAGACGTCGCCGAGCTATTTCAAGTTATACCTCAACCTCCAGAGTTGCCAAGTCCATATGATCAACAGGATGTTG ATACAAAAGAGCCGATTGATCAGAAGCCGGAGCTTACACAGGAACAAAAAATGATGAGATTTTTGGAACAGCACCAACAACTACAGCAGCAGCAACAGCAGGCGCAACAGCTTGCTCAACAACATCCTCAACAATCCCTTCACCAATTGAATGAAAAGGAGGAAGATGAGAGCTCAGGTTCACATTCATGCCCGTACTGCAACTTCATTTGTGACAGCGAAAGCAAACTCCATGCACATGTTGCCAGCTTGCATAGTGACACCACGAGACATTTCATGTGTCCTTTATGTCAAGACGCTTTCAAGGACAGGCCAGCTCTCGAGCGACATGTGATGCAGATTCACTCCGTCAACTCAGAGGGTTTGCAGCGTTTGTTACTGCTCGTCGATCAAAGTCATTGGTTGAATGGCAACTCTCAAAATCAACAAGATTCAAGACAAGGTGATGAGGAACGCGAGATATCATCCCCACGTTCTGAAGGTAGTGTAGATGGTGAGATGGAGAGGTGTTCAACCTGTAACAAAACTTTCAGGAATGTTGATGAACTCTGCCATCACCAGAACGAACTGGGGCACTTGGAATTAAAACAAACGCCGCAAGGTCCAGGCTATGTGTGTTGGAAGAAGGGATGCAACCGCTACTTTGATGCCGCCCATGCccttcaaaatcactttaaagAAACCCACGCACGTAATTCAATTGCAAATATGTCTGTATCTGAAAAACATGTTTACAAATACCGCTGCAACCAATGCAGTCTTGCATTCAAAACCGTTGAGAAACTGCAGCTACATTCACAGTATCATGTGATTCGCGATGcaacaaaatgtatattgtGTGGTCGAAGTTTTAGATCGATATTGGCTTTGCAGAAACACGTAGAGACTTCTCATCAGGAATTGTCGGAAGATGAGTTGGCTGCATTTAAACGTAATCTAGCATCCAATCCTCTCCTACAAACCACTCAAGGTGCTGCGCTAGATTCTACAGCAGCAGAATTATTAAGAAAGGAAGCTTTGAGAACACCTGATGAAGAGATGGGTGACCTGGAAGATCGGGATCATAGTGCGACAGCTGCTGATGAATCTGGTCATAATGATGCTGAAAACTCTGATGATTCAATAGTTTACAAGGATCAACAGTTCTTGGAAGATTATTTGAACTCGCAAGCTATGGCCGAAGATTCTTACAATGATCCAAACAGGAAGTACAAATGCCACAGATGTAAGGTCGCGTTCACAAGACAAACATATCTAACTGCACATAATAAGACACTTCTGCATCGTAAGGGTGAGAAGTTAACGTATCCTATGGAGAAATACCTAGACCCTAATCGGCCGTTCAAATGTGATGTATGTAAAGAATCTTTCACACAGAAAAATATACTATTGGTTCATTACAATAGTGTTAGCCATTTACACAAACTAAAACGGGCTATGCAagaacaacaaaataataataaccctCCTGTGTCACCTGGTGCTGGGACGGCACCTTCAAACTTAACTCTAACACCTAAAAGTACGTCGAgcgaagaagaagatagaaagCGCTATAAATGTAACATATGCAAAGTTGCATATACACAGGGAAGCACGTTAGATATTCATATGCGATCAGTATTACATCAAACACGTGCGGGAAAATTACAGGAGCTAGCCGCAGCCGGCCACGTTGATTTGTCGCGGCCTTTAGTTGAACAACCGGACAGGAACGACCCCGCCAAAATTCTACAAGACGTGTTGTCGCCAAAAAATACATCCCCTTCATCTACGAGCAGCGGGGGACCTCGGTCTTCACCCCCCGCGCGGCCAGGTAGCCCGCGATCCCCTCGGGCAGGTAGCGCCGCGTGCGAGCGCTGCCACGCGTCATTCCCAACTAGGGAGCTACTCGACGCACATCGCACAACTTCATGTCCGTTTGGAGATGCGCGGACGCACTCACCACTCGGTGAAGCTGAAGCAGCTGCTTTGGACGAGATGGTAGCTAAGGGCAATCCGCCCAAAAGGAACTCCCAAATGTATAAGCAACTGTTAGAGACCTTTGGATTCGACCTCGTCATGCAATACAATGAAAATCAACGCCGTAAGATGCAAGAAGAACGGGAAATGGCTCGAGTACCGAGTCCTCCCCCGCCACCACCCGAGGAGAAGCCTCCGGACAGTGAAACGAAATCGACGTGTCAACATTGCAATAAAGAGTTTTCAAGTGTGTTTGTGTTAAAGACTCATTGTGAAGAAGTGCATAAAGACAAAGTTCCTCTTGAGTTCCTGGAACAATTCGCGGAGCAGTTCAAGTCGGAATACGAGAGAAAGTCTGGAGCTCCTAACTCACCAAGGGCTGCTTCACCGGCTCCCCAAAGTGATCGTTCTCCGTCACCTAGAGGAGACAACAACGATAGctttagtgaaaataataacGGCTCAGGTGAAGCACAAGCTGGTGCTTTGCTTGCCGCTCAAGTGCAAGAGATGCAGGCAGCCCTCAACATGCTGCAGCTGCAACAGCAGTTGGGTCAACTGCATCCTATGGTTGCTCAGATGCTGACCCTGGGCTTGCCTTTAGGATTGAATGTGGGAGCATTGGCTGCGATGAACCTGCAGCCACCATTGGTGCCCCTGATGTTACCACCTCCGCCCTTCGATTCGATGCCGTTTGCTCACGATGCCCAGATGAAACAGCAGCAATTAATTCAGCAACAGCAACAG gCAAATGCTGCTGGCCAGAAACGAGCTCGAACTCGAATCACGGATGatcaattgaaaatattaaGATCGCACTTCGATATTAATAACTCGCCAAGTGACGAAGCTATAGCTAAAATGGCAAAGCAGTCTGGTCTCGCCACAAAGGTAATCAAGCATTGGTTTAGAAATACGCTTTTCAAAGAACGGCAGCGCAACAAGGACTCGCCGTACAATTTCAATAATCCGCCATCTACAACTCTCAACCTTGAAGAGTACGAAAAGACAGGTGAAGCAAAAGTTACGACTTTAGACTCTTCCGCCAGCTCCGATGAAGGAAAACCACCACCtgaaaaaaaagcaaaaacaGAGGAACCCCTCACCTTGCATCAACAAGAAGTTAAATGTGAACCTCATGAAGAACCTACGATGGAGGAAAAGTACAATTCATATGATGATCGGCACCAAGAAGATAAAAGCTTTATTTTTCAAGCGCCGTCCCAAAGCCCCGCTTTAAGTACACCTGATATCCAACATAACAGCTTATCTCGACCTCAGACGCCGACACACTTGTCCTTAAATTCACTAATTCAGTCTCAGTTGGATTCGATACCGGCTACGAGTATCCCTCAGCCGCCTCATCCGTCTATGCTACCACCAAAAATAAATCCAAACTTCACGTCCCCAAACTCCGCGCCCCCGAATGTCCTATCTATGACCCCAAATCGCAGCCTCAGTCCTGGCAGAGGACCGGCCGATTTCGGACTTTCCGGGGGCAACTCGAATGGATCCAACAGCTCGGGGTCTTCTGGCAAACGCGCCAACAGAACTAGATTTACTGATTATCAAATAAAAGTACTACAAGAGTTTTTTGAAAATAACGCGTACCCAAAGGATGATGACTTGGAGTATTTATCTAAGCTATTGGGCTTAAGCCCAAGAGTTATAGTAGTATGGTTTCAAAATGCTCGTCAAAAAGCAAGAAAAGTATACGAAAACCAGCCTGCTGCAGATCCACCCGCAGGCTCCATGGACGATGCAAATAGGTTTCAGCGCACACCAGGACTAAACTATCAATGCAAAAAATGCCAACTAGTTTTTCAACGTTATTATGAGTTGATAAGACACCAAAAAACGCATTGTTTTAAGGAAGAGGATGCGAAACGATCCGCGCAGGCTCAAGCGGCGGCTGCGCAGGTTGCTGCTACATTAAGCAGTGAAGATTCAAACTCAAGTACCGTAGAACATCACGTTCCGCATGTGCCAGTCTCACCGGCACCTCCTCGTACTCCAACTCCCGCTGCACCTAATTATCCTGTGTCACCAGCACCATCTACGCCACATACACCACATACACCAGTGACCCCACTGTCACATACTCCTAGAGAAGAAAAGGAAGAAAACTTTCAATGTGACAAATGCAATCTCGTGTTTCCTCGCTTTGATCTTTGGAGAGAACATCAACTGGTCCATATTATGAATCCAAATTTATTTCCATCATACCCTCCGGATTCTCCATTTGGAATATTGCAGCAACATGCTCAATTACAACAATTAAATGCTTCCTTATCAAATGAAGAAAATCGACATCCTTTAGTTGTGGCTTTAAATCAACAAGTCGCTAAACGTAAATTCGATGAATACGAAGAAATAGACACAGGTGAACAACCAAAAGACAAGAGATTGAGAACAACTATTTTACCCGAACAATTGGATTATTTGTACCAAAAGTATCAAATAGAGTCGAATCCTTCAAGGAAAATGCTAGAAAACATAGCTCGTGAGGTTGGTCTGAAAAAGAGAGTTGTTCAGGTTTGGTTTCAAAACACGCGGGCTCGTGAAAGAAAAGGACAATTTCGTGCACATGCTCAAGTTATAAACAAACGCTGTCCATTCTGTCCAGCGTTGTTTAAAGTAAAGAGCGCCCTCGAAAGTCACTTGAGTACAAAACATGCAGATCAGTGTGCAAGAGGTGAAATCAATGTTGATGCTTTACCCGATGAAGAATTAAGTACTGAATCTACACCTAGTTTCGGATCTCAACAAAGTGACAGACAACAAAATTTTTCCCAAGCGGGGGCTCCCATGTTGCCCCCTATTTTTCCACCTTTTCACTCAGACATGGAGAAATTTATCAAACAGTATAGCGAAGAATCGATGAAGCGATACGTAAACGAGATGCAAGCTCAAGTTGTTCAACAAAATGGAAATACCAATGAACTACCCACTGAAAGAAGATCGGACCATGTGAAACCTGAAATTCCTTTAGATCTCAGTAAACCAGTTGATTTATCACGACCTGGATCAGATGCGGATGAAAGATCAGATACTGCATCAGAAACTATGGAGTTTTATGAAGAAGATGACCCAACATCCCCTTTGACCGGCTTACCACACGGTCAGAGACAGCTCGGAAAACGTTACCGCACCCAAATGTCCTCGATTcaagtaaaaattatgaaatcattATTCAATGACTATAAAACTCCTACAATGGCTGAATGTGAAGCGCTTGGTCGAGAGATTGGACTTCCTAAACGTGTTGTACAAGTGTGGTTCCAAAACGCTCGTGCAAAAGAAAAGAAGGCGAGGCTGGCTGCTGGTCTACCTGAAGTTTCTGACGCGCTACCACCCGATGAATGTCGTGTGTGTGACTTCAAGTACAGCCACAAGTATTCTGTGCAAGATCATGTGTTTACACGGGGTCATATCGCAACAGTGCGAGCTCGTCTCGAGAACAGCGCAGGCGCAGGAGACGACGGCACGCTCGCGCTGATGCAGATGGCAGCTCGTCTGGAGTCCAGCCTGGGCAGCGAACTGCACAACGCCTTCCTACGGCCGCAACTCGCTGGCAACGGTGAGTGTGCGACTTGA